From one Suicoccus acidiformans genomic stretch:
- a CDS encoding DUF421 domain-containing protein gives MEYLQIFVKIVLVGITGFLVIRLLGKKSRSELTPFDILYVMVLGDLMTDAIYDDGISVWKNVFGTVAWAVLIFAMQKVIEESNNVSLWVEGTPSMLVVDGRINRAALNYNQLKTEQLRKLLRSQGYYGLANVAYAILEVDGQLTVVPKDRQDEFTVLVIDDGHIELDVLEGTVGKPKQWLEHEVKARGLRVQDVFYGELSYGGELTLVTYDDLLDEQGLRIDE, from the coding sequence ATGGAATATTTACAAATTTTCGTCAAAATTGTATTGGTGGGGATTACGGGTTTTCTGGTGATTCGGTTGTTGGGTAAGAAGTCGCGGTCTGAGTTGACGCCGTTTGATATTCTTTATGTGATGGTTCTGGGGGATTTGATGACGGATGCGATTTATGATGATGGGATTAGTGTGTGGAAGAATGTTTTTGGGACGGTGGCTTGGGCGGTGTTGATTTTTGCGATGCAGAAGGTGATTGAAGAGTCGAATAATGTAAGTTTGTGGGTTGAGGGGACGCCTTCGATGTTGGTTGTTGATGGGAGGATTAATCGGGCGGCCTTGAATTATAATCAGTTGAAGACTGAGCAGTTGCGGAAATTGTTGCGTTCGCAAGGTTATTATGGGCTGGCGAATGTGGCTTATGCAATCTTAGAGGTGGATGGGCAGTTGACGGTGGTGCCTAAGGATCGCCAGGATGAGTTTACGGTGTTGGTGATTGATGATGGGCATATTGAGTTGGATGTGCTGGAGGGGACGGTTGGTAAGCCGAAGCAGTGGTTGGAGCATGAGGTTAAGGCGCGAGGTCTGCGGGTTCAGGATGTCTTTTATGGGGAGTTGAGTTATGGCGGTGAATTGACTTTGGTGACGTATGATGATTTACTGGATGAGCAGGGCTTGCGGATTGATGAGTAG
- a CDS encoding PHP domain-containing protein produces MKLYDQHCHSSLSFDSEANPWDYLKHGMDTFVLTDHLDLANPVTGQDDIPDFDQYQTWQKEIYEQTGVKMLLGVEVGYAPGQAERLAEVLAPYDFDVKLLSCHHNLREDYMEPESPDTPQARMDAYVAQLYEAVTTFEGAQVLTHFDYGFRIHPEVGSSLLEAHYRDQFVAIFEAMIARELAFELNSKSILKYDKKALYEWAIPLYQDLGGELFSLGSDCHVAEEWMSGFAEMGALLERFGVREVALFEQGQVNLVSVS; encoded by the coding sequence ATGAAGCTTTATGACCAACATTGCCACTCCAGTTTGTCCTTTGATAGCGAGGCGAATCCCTGGGATTACTTAAAGCACGGCATGGACACCTTCGTTCTGACAGATCATTTAGACTTGGCAAACCCAGTTACCGGCCAGGATGATATTCCTGACTTTGACCAATACCAAACTTGGCAGAAAGAAATTTATGAGCAAACCGGGGTAAAGATGTTACTCGGTGTGGAAGTAGGCTATGCGCCCGGACAGGCTGAGCGTTTAGCTGAGGTTCTAGCGCCTTATGACTTTGACGTGAAGTTATTGAGCTGCCACCACAATTTGCGCGAGGACTACATGGAGCCTGAATCCCCCGATACGCCCCAAGCACGGATGGATGCCTATGTGGCCCAGCTGTATGAGGCCGTGACGACCTTTGAGGGGGCGCAGGTGCTGACGCATTTCGATTATGGTTTTCGGATTCATCCGGAAGTGGGGTCGTCTTTATTGGAGGCACATTACCGGGACCAATTTGTGGCGATTTTCGAGGCGATGATTGCGCGCGAGCTGGCTTTTGAGTTAAATAGCAAGAGTATTCTTAAATATGACAAAAAGGCGCTGTATGAGTGGGCGATTCCTTTATACCAGGATTTGGGTGGGGAGTTGTTTAGTTTGGGTTCGGATTGTCATGTGGCTGAGGAGTGGATGAGTGGCTTTGCTGAGATGGGTGCTTTGTTGGAGCGCTTTGGTGTGCGGGAGGTGGCTTTGTTTGAGCAGGGTCAGGTGAATTTGGTGAGTGTGTCTTAG
- the hisIE gene encoding bifunctional phosphoribosyl-AMP cyclohydrolase/phosphoribosyl-ATP diphosphatase HisIE → MTEQIDFAKNDGLVPAILQDVRTGQVLMLGYMNEEAYQRTREEKVAWFYSRSKGRLWMKGEESGNIQRVKEIRLDCDQDTLLVLVDPAGPTCHLGTQSCFGDRTFNLEMLEQTVAKKVRNPQPGSYTNYLVSEGLDKILKKVGEEAAEVIIAAKNQDREELIAETSDFLYHLLVLLNQQDVSLADVKAQLAERHGEKQVYSVRSEIEEW, encoded by the coding sequence ATGACTGAGCAAATAGATTTTGCTAAGAATGATGGTCTGGTGCCGGCTATTCTGCAGGATGTGCGGACTGGCCAAGTCTTAATGCTAGGTTATATGAATGAGGAAGCCTATCAGCGGACCCGCGAGGAAAAGGTGGCTTGGTTCTATTCGCGTTCTAAAGGTCGTCTATGGATGAAAGGCGAGGAAAGTGGCAATATTCAACGAGTCAAAGAGATTCGCTTGGATTGTGACCAGGACACCCTCTTGGTGCTAGTCGACCCGGCAGGGCCGACCTGTCACTTAGGCACACAGAGTTGCTTCGGCGACCGGACGTTTAACTTGGAAATGTTAGAGCAGACGGTGGCCAAGAAGGTCCGCAATCCCCAGCCTGGCTCCTACACAAATTATCTAGTCTCAGAAGGCCTGGACAAAATATTAAAAAAAGTAGGCGAAGAGGCTGCCGAAGTAATTATTGCCGCGAAGAATCAGGACCGGGAAGAATTAATTGCCGAAACGAGTGACTTCTTATATCACTTACTGGTCTTATTGAATCAACAAGATGTGTCCTTGGCCGATGTAAAGGCACAATTGGCTGAGCGTCACGGGGAAAAGCAAGTGTATTCCGTGCGCTCTGAAATCGAAGAATGGTAG
- the hisF gene encoding imidazole glycerol phosphate synthase subunit HisF has product MKRKIIPCLDTRDGQLVKGVNFVDIKELGTPVDYAVKYDQDGADELVLLDITKTEAGHALRLEMIQEVAQAIAIPLTVGGGIGSLEEIEATLGAGAAKVSISSAALSRPEFINEAVARFGSEKIVVAVDMGLDDGQHYVYSHGGQQKEDRLALDWVEEVVERGAGELLITSVNHDGAKQGFDLPFLSQAKERVEVPIIASGGAGSIEDFVELFQRTTVESGLAASIFHYGEVAIPELKARLQAEGIEVND; this is encoded by the coding sequence GTGAAACGCAAGATTATTCCATGTTTAGATACCCGGGACGGCCAATTGGTCAAAGGGGTGAACTTCGTCGACATTAAAGAACTGGGCACACCGGTAGATTATGCGGTGAAGTACGACCAGGACGGGGCGGATGAATTAGTCCTCTTGGACATAACTAAGACAGAGGCCGGCCATGCTCTGCGCTTGGAGATGATTCAAGAGGTGGCCCAAGCGATTGCGATTCCATTAACGGTTGGTGGCGGCATCGGCAGTCTCGAAGAGATTGAAGCAACCTTAGGAGCAGGGGCTGCGAAAGTGTCCATTAGTTCAGCTGCCTTAAGTCGTCCGGAATTTATTAATGAAGCCGTGGCGCGTTTCGGCTCTGAGAAGATTGTGGTTGCTGTTGACATGGGCTTGGACGACGGCCAGCACTATGTATATAGCCACGGTGGCCAGCAAAAAGAAGACCGCTTGGCTTTGGACTGGGTGGAAGAAGTAGTTGAACGCGGGGCAGGTGAACTGTTGATTACAAGTGTCAACCATGATGGCGCCAAACAAGGTTTTGATCTGCCTTTTCTTAGCCAAGCCAAAGAGCGGGTGGAAGTGCCGATTATTGCCAGTGGCGGGGCCGGCTCCATCGAGGATTTCGTGGAATTATTCCAGAGGACTACGGTTGAAAGTGGCTTAGCCGCCAGTATTTTCCACTATGGGGAAGTGGCGATTCCTGAATTGAAGGCCCGTTTGCAAGCAGAAGGGATTGAAGTAAATGACTGA
- a CDS encoding HisA/HisF-related TIM barrel protein, with amino-acid sequence MKVIPAIDLIDGASVRLSQGDYDEKIMMPKTPQEAVAYYSQFAQVGRIHVVDLMGALEQEVREQNVIAELKQLTDLSLQIGGGLRDEATLDAYDELGIDYFILGSRAIQDLAWLKEMVAKYPGRIFVGMDARGEELYVNGWTEASGWQMDDYLAAIEPLDLAGIIYTDIARDGMEQGPNVERTGQLQASTRHKVVASGGVRGQVDLTALEAVGVSEAIVGKAAQSDEFWEGLE; translated from the coding sequence ATGAGAAGATTATGATGCCCAAGACACCTCAAGAAGCTGTGGCCTATTATAGCCAATTTGCGCAAGTCGGACGCATTCACGTCGTCGACTTGATGGGGGCCTTAGAACAAGAAGTTCGCGAGCAGAATGTAATTGCCGAGTTGAAGCAGCTGACCGATCTGTCTTTGCAGATTGGTGGGGGCTTACGGGACGAGGCGACCTTGGATGCCTATGATGAGCTGGGGATTGATTACTTTATATTAGGCAGTCGGGCGATTCAAGATTTGGCTTGGCTCAAGGAGATGGTAGCAAAGTATCCTGGGCGGATTTTTGTCGGGATGGATGCCCGGGGTGAGGAATTATATGTGAATGGCTGGACCGAGGCGAGTGGCTGGCAAATGGATGATTATTTGGCGGCTATTGAGCCTTTAGATTTAGCCGGAATTATTTATACGGATATTGCTCGTGACGGTATGGAGCAAGGGCCGAATGTGGAGCGGACAGGGCAGCTACAAGCGTCTACCCGCCATAAAGTTGTAGCCAGCGGTGGTGTGCGCGGTCAAGTAGATTTAACGGCCTTGGAAGCCGTAGGAGTAAGTGAAGCAATTGTGGGCAAGGCGGCCCAATCGGATGAATTTTGGGAGGGATTAGAGTGA